In Alkalihalobacillus sp. TS-13, the following are encoded in one genomic region:
- a CDS encoding efflux RND transporter periplasmic adaptor subunit: MKRALIGLPILLFIILNTYLFLLNESLFASEKPYDVTKIEQRDLRETIEATGMVVPKETQEFYYESHRGNIEEVLVEEGDEISAGTEILKYQTSDIDSQITALENEIDELETEKDYYEDRETILQGQIRTESNKEEEEKNESNIFMLEHQKADAAYQADRVDSLISSKESEISLLESQLDEKVVKSNVAGTVKKVNRNAASSDQPMVIISSEDNVIVRAYLSEDEVVLLREGDEVAVSSPRGEDRKGQIVKIGTPDEEKEDLKFPVDIEVEPEAENRAPVGSTVNITVKPVAVEDAVAVKHEWIVHDDGEDFVLVVNNDYIDKRKVNFGFENETYIEVTKGLKAEETIVMNPNVLLVDDMEIETKDTGKKKNDHNEEPSSDDQNGEDPADGENPATDSNDAEIGSDSSEDDSDSVELDTEDDGTE; the protein is encoded by the coding sequence ATGAAAAGAGCTTTGATAGGACTACCGATCCTATTATTCATCATATTGAATACGTACTTGTTCCTTTTGAATGAATCATTGTTTGCTAGCGAAAAGCCATATGACGTGACGAAGATCGAACAACGTGATTTAAGGGAGACGATTGAAGCTACGGGGATGGTTGTACCGAAGGAAACGCAGGAGTTTTACTATGAATCCCACCGCGGGAATATTGAAGAAGTACTTGTCGAAGAGGGGGATGAAATTTCTGCAGGAACAGAAATTTTAAAGTATCAAACGTCAGATATCGATAGTCAAATCACAGCATTAGAAAATGAAATTGATGAGCTTGAGACAGAAAAGGATTATTATGAAGATCGTGAAACCATTCTCCAAGGCCAGATTCGTACTGAGTCCAATAAAGAGGAAGAAGAGAAGAACGAGTCGAACATCTTCATGCTTGAACATCAGAAAGCCGATGCTGCCTATCAAGCTGATCGTGTAGATAGTCTCATATCCAGCAAGGAAAGTGAAATCAGTCTATTGGAATCACAATTGGACGAAAAAGTAGTCAAAAGCAATGTTGCAGGCACTGTCAAAAAGGTGAATAGAAATGCAGCATCGAGTGACCAACCCATGGTCATCATTTCAAGTGAGGATAATGTCATTGTAAGAGCTTATCTCTCAGAGGATGAGGTTGTGCTTTTACGAGAAGGGGATGAAGTAGCTGTAAGCTCTCCTCGTGGTGAAGACAGAAAAGGGCAGATAGTAAAAATCGGCACACCTGATGAGGAAAAAGAAGATCTGAAGTTCCCGGTGGATATTGAGGTTGAGCCAGAAGCGGAAAACCGAGCTCCAGTCGGAAGCACGGTGAACATTACTGTTAAACCAGTCGCTGTTGAAGATGCAGTAGCTGTTAAACATGAATGGATCGTCCATGATGATGGTGAGGACTTTGTCCTGGTCGTGAATAATGATTATATCGACAAAAGGAAAGTCAACTTCGGTTTCGAAAATGAAACCTATATAGAAGTGACCAAAGGATTGAAGGCTGAAGAAACGATCGTGATGAATCCGAATGTGCTGTTAGTCGATGACATGGAGATCGAAACGAAAGATACCGGAAAAAAGAAGAACGATCACAATGAAGAACCATCTTCTGATGATCAAAATGGAGAAGACCCAGCTGATGGTGAGAATCCTGCTACAGACTCAAACGACGCGGAAATTGGATCAGATTCGAGTGAAGATGATTCAGATAGTGTCGAACTTGATACAGAAGATGATGGGACCGAATAG
- a CDS encoding GNAT family N-acetyltransferase, translated as MFNQITLNRYETKYDAVLKNFSLPEEQAQFTGMPLEMLIKAKDDPERNPIVILEGAHPVGFFMLCTGELVTEYSSNQNALLLIAFSIDHPQQGRGYAKEGLKKLRDFITEDFPDKNEVVLAVNCRNIPAQKLYESVGFLDTGKRKMGKIGEQMILSLLL; from the coding sequence ATGTTCAATCAAATAACATTAAATAGATATGAAACAAAATACGATGCTGTTCTAAAGAACTTTTCCTTACCTGAGGAACAGGCGCAATTTACCGGAATGCCATTGGAAATGCTCATCAAGGCAAAAGACGATCCTGAAAGAAATCCAATCGTTATTTTAGAGGGAGCTCATCCTGTCGGCTTTTTTATGCTTTGTACCGGTGAGCTGGTTACGGAATATTCTTCGAATCAAAACGCATTACTCTTGATTGCCTTTTCGATCGATCATCCACAACAAGGTCGAGGCTATGCAAAAGAAGGTTTGAAAAAGTTAAGAGATTTCATTACTGAAGATTTCCCTGATAAAAATGAAGTCGTGTTAGCTGTTAATTGCAGAAACATTCCAGCACAAAAGCTTTACGAATCAGTAGGTTTTTTGGATACAGGAAAGCGGAAAATGGGTAAGATTGGAGAGCAAATGATTTTATCACTATTATTGTAA
- a CDS encoding hemolysin III family protein, which yields MANTHTYTRKEEIANAITHGIGALFSVVGLVFLVVMSALDGSVWHVVSFSIYGASMLLLYTASTLVHSFPEGKAKDLFEIFDHAAIYIFIAGTYTPFLFIVVKGALGWTLFGVVWGIAIIGVFFKAFFVKRFLFISTIIYILMGWLALIAWKPLMTTMPSTGMQLFIIGGVLYTVGTVFYVWRGFPYHHAVWHLFVLAGSAAHFFAILLYILPLQLV from the coding sequence ATGGCGAATACCCATACGTATACACGGAAAGAAGAAATTGCCAATGCAATCACACACGGAATAGGGGCTTTATTCAGCGTCGTTGGACTCGTATTTCTCGTCGTCATGTCAGCATTGGACGGATCGGTCTGGCATGTGGTGAGTTTTTCAATATACGGTGCTTCGATGCTCCTATTGTATACCGCTTCAACCCTGGTCCATAGTTTTCCAGAAGGAAAAGCGAAGGATCTTTTCGAGATTTTCGACCACGCCGCCATCTATATCTTTATTGCCGGAACCTATACCCCTTTCTTATTCATCGTCGTCAAAGGGGCACTCGGATGGACGTTGTTCGGAGTGGTATGGGGAATCGCAATTATCGGGGTGTTTTTCAAAGCATTCTTCGTAAAACGGTTCCTGTTCATCTCGACCATCATTTACATCTTGATGGGATGGCTCGCCTTGATTGCCTGGAAGCCATTGATGACGACGATGCCAAGCACAGGGATGCAGCTTTTCATCATCGGCGGAGTGTTATACACTGTCGGAACAGTGTTTTATGTCTGGCGAGGGTTCCCTTATCACCATGCAGTCTGGCACCTGTTCGTCCTGGCAGGATCAGCCGCCCACTTTTTCGCCATCCTCTTGTACATCCTTCCGCTTCAATTGGTATGA